GGATAACGCATTTTCAATCAACCGGAGGACTTCCGGGTGCTCAAACTCGTACCGTATGCCGAAATATTCGTTCATGGCTACAACTTTTTTCTGAAACCATTCGTTGCAATAGCACCTCCCACTGTTTGCTGACCGCTTCGGTAGTATATTTACTTTTCAATCTCCTGAAGGCATTTTGCCCCATTTTTTCCGCAACCTCCTGATGTGTCCATAACCAAACGACCTTTTGTTCCAGATCATCAACATCCAACGGACGAAACAACATACCGGTATTTTCCTGCTCCAGTCCTTTGGATGTGTCCAGTTGCGGCTTATCACGGATAATTTCGCGAAATCCGGACTGGTTTGGTCCTATTGTTGGCCTGGAAAAACTTGCCGCATCAAGAATCGTTATCGGAAAACCTTCATACCACCGACTGGCCATTACCGTAAACCGGGCATTCTCATAAAATTCAGATAGTTTTTCTCCTTGCAAATAGCCTGCAAACCGGATATTCGGCAACTGAGGGTCATGAATCTGCAGCATCTTATCTGAAGACTCTTTTCGGATTTCCCCGGCTAACACAAATGGAATTTCCGGATGCCTGCGTGCCACTTCGATAATCATATCCACACCCTTCTCGTAACTGATACGCCCTGAATATCCGACATAACTACCTCTGACTGGAGCGGGCTCGTCAACCTTATCCTGAAAATTCGGAATCACTTCTATACGATCGGCCGGGAATCCCGCTAAGATCATTTTACGACGCTGAAAATCAGTAATGCACGCATATCTATCCACACATTTCAGATATGCACCCGTCACTCGGGCAAACCAGTTGCGAAGCGCATAACCTGTGCTTTTAGAAATGGAGTGTTCGCAATTATACCTCACGCAGTTCCATTCACGTCCATGCAGACAATTCTCGCAAGGCAGTCCATCACGCATAAACAATCCAGTCGGACACATTAGCCTGAAATTATGAATGGTCATCACCACGGGAATACCTCTTTTTCGGATATAGAAAAGAATAGCGGGAGAGATAAACGGATACAGGTTATGGACATTAACGACGTCCGGTTGAAATTCATTCAACACCCTTCGCAACTGAATAAAGGCCATTGGATTAAACAGCGCAGCAAAAAAAGCACGCACTTTTCCCAGAAACATTTGCGGAATCTCAGCGCTGAAACGGGTAAAACGACGGACTTCATGTCCACTGGCAGAAAGCATTTTATCCATTTTATCCACTACGGCTTCTTCTCCACAATACTTACCATATTCATTATGAATAAGCAAAATCTTCATAATCGCGAAGAGTTAAACAAGACTACACCGATTTCCGGAATCTTAAAATCGGGATAGGAAAAAGAGGATACGAATTTCTTGGTTTAGGTCTATCTCATAGTGCAACTCATGGGTGAGCTGAGTATCTTTAACATGCTGAAAACCTTTATGTTTATAAAAGGCTTTCTTATTGTAAAACACGCTTAAAATGAATTAGTTCTTTAGGGAAAAGAATTTTTTGCAGCACCTTGCTTCTCTGAAGTATTAGAATCAATATCAAGGTTAAAAGGAGCGTTGCACACAGGATAATTAGTCCCATAAACAGACTTTCCGTCCATCCTGAAACATGAACCAGATACATCAACCCATTATATATAAATAAGTGGAACAGATAAATCTCCAGCGAATATTTGCCTAAAACCCTTAACAATCTAATCCGGCTAAACTCACGCCTGAAAATATATATAAGGGTAAAGAAAAAGACCGCCAATAAGATATTCCGAATCTCCTCACTGTATGTAGCAGCACCCAGTCCCGGATTTTCCATAAAATCAAAACTCAATATTGCAAATACCAACAAGGCTAAACAACCTGCATATATCCGGTGAATACTCTCATGATCAGCTCTTAACCGAAACCGAGGCACGTAACGAAGAATAGAAACAGAGATAACTCCCATAGGAAAAAGGAAAAGACTTTGCACTATTCCCAATGGAATCCAGAGCCGTAACTGTGCATACGACGGCAAGCCCAGATAAGCAGAGAAATGAACTAAGATCGAAATTGAAAAAAGCAAAATCCTGACTATTTTACCGGAAGTTGAGTAAATATCTCTCAGCAATGAGAATATGAAAAAAGCCGGTAAAAACCACAAAAAGTGAAATCCGGTCACCTGCTTGATCTGACTAATCTCACCACGCCAGAAAACCGATAAAAACTGAATCAAATCAAATCCATTACGCAACCACACCACAGAATACGCCAGATATGTAACCAGAAAAAACCAAAAATATGGCACATAAAACCTTATAAAATAATTGATTGTACGTTGCAGTGTTAAAGATGAGCGCGGGTATAAAAAAGGCAGGATAAAAAAGGAGAAATAATGAAACTGGTAGAAATAATTTTGTAAGGGAGAAGAAGTCGGAATTAGCAATGTATTGTGAGCCATTACAATGAGGATAATAAAAACACCCTTCATTGCTTCTGATTCTTCTCTTGAGGGACATAGAGGAAAAGTCTCCAATTTTATATTTTGAACTGTTTCCATATTCAGGATTCCACTTATTCTTATTTGAAAGCTATCAGCTGTTTATATCATCAAAAATACGCTCTACAAAATTGGAAGCACTATTCCCCGACACATAACTTTTACGTCGACTAATATCAGATATATACTCCACGGGAGCCTCTAAAAAGTCCCGTAATGACTCTATGGAAAAATCATTGATCAATACACCCAAATTATTGCGAAAAACCAGTTTTCCCAATAATCCTTGACGGGGAACAACCAATGTTGTATCAAACAAAGCACCATAACCAATACAACCGGAACTAAATGAGGTATTTTCATACGGGGCTAAAATATAATCAGCCTGAGCACAACACTCTCCTAATAGTTCATAGCTACAAAACTGGTCATGTATCGTAATCTCAATTTTATTTTCCAATAATCTTATCTTGTCATAAAACTCCGTTTTTATCTCAGGATAAACTACTCCGGCAAAAATGATTGCCTTATTTTTGAGGCCTTCTTCTTTTGACTGAAGTAATGCGTCCAGAATCCGGATTGTTCCCTTTCTGTTGCACAAACCTCCAAAATGAAGAAACCGAATCTTCTTACTATGTTCGTTCTTATCTTCCGGAGGATTAATTTCAGGAATCGGGTCGGGTAAAAAGCGGAATTTCGACGTCTTCAATTTCCGGTTAAGATATGAAACTGAGCTGGAATCGTTTAACAGGAAAACTGTCTTAAAGCCATTGTTTACCGCTAATAACATGTAATTGAAGCTATACAAAACCCGACGAAGAAATGACAAATGCTCCCAATTGTATAAGAACATATTATAAATAACTCCAGAAACCTCTGTTTTACGATAACAGGACAAACCAAGCAATGGCATAAACTGTTCCAGGTTAATCAAAAAAACCTTATTTGCTTTGGTCTGACGGATATACTTCAAGAGAAGATAATTCCTGTAGAATATTTTTACCAGATAAGAACCT
The Parabacteroides sp. FAFU027 DNA segment above includes these coding regions:
- a CDS encoding acyltransferase family protein, producing METVQNIKLETFPLCPSREESEAMKGVFIILIVMAHNTLLIPTSSPLQNYFYQFHYFSFFILPFLYPRSSLTLQRTINYFIRFYVPYFWFFLVTYLAYSVVWLRNGFDLIQFLSVFWRGEISQIKQVTGFHFLWFLPAFFIFSLLRDIYSTSGKIVRILLFSISILVHFSAYLGLPSYAQLRLWIPLGIVQSLFLFPMGVISVSILRYVPRFRLRADHESIHRIYAGCLALLVFAILSFDFMENPGLGAATYSEEIRNILLAVFFFTLIYIFRREFSRIRLLRVLGKYSLEIYLFHLFIYNGLMYLVHVSGWTESLFMGLIILCATLLLTLILILILQRSKVLQKILFPKELIHFKRVLQ
- a CDS encoding glycosyltransferase family 4 protein, which produces MKILLIHNEYGKYCGEEAVVDKMDKMLSASGHEVRRFTRFSAEIPQMFLGKVRAFFAALFNPMAFIQLRRVLNEFQPDVVNVHNLYPFISPAILFYIRKRGIPVVMTIHNFRLMCPTGLFMRDGLPCENCLHGREWNCVRYNCEHSISKSTGYALRNWFARVTGAYLKCVDRYACITDFQRRKMILAGFPADRIEVIPNFQDKVDEPAPVRGSYVGYSGRISYEKGVDMIIEVARRHPEIPFVLAGEIRKESSDKMLQIHDPQLPNIRFAGYLQGEKLSEFYENARFTVMASRWYEGFPITILDAASFSRPTIGPNQSGFREIIRDKPQLDTSKGLEQENTGMLFRPLDVDDLEQKVVWLWTHQEVAEKMGQNAFRRLKSKYTTEAVSKQWEVLLQRMVSEKSCSHERIFRHTVRV